A DNA window from Phaenicophaeus curvirostris isolate KB17595 chromosome 11, BPBGC_Pcur_1.0, whole genome shotgun sequence contains the following coding sequences:
- the KBTBD8 gene encoding kelch repeat and BTB domain-containing protein 8, with protein sequence MAALGEPSKFSQTLNGIPSSSTVSNGIDPFHACSILQQLKTMYDEGQLTDIVVEVDHGKTFSCHRNVLAAISPYFRSMFTSGLTESTQKEVRIVGVEAESMHLVLNYAYTSRVMLTEANVQALFTAASIFQIPSIQDQCAKYMISHLDPQNSIGVFIFADHYGHQELKDRSQDYIRKKFLSVTKEQEFLQLRKDQLISILDSDDLNVDKEEHVYDSIIRWFEHEQSKREVHLPEIFAKCIRMPLLEETFLEKIPPMFAQAMAKSCVQKGQHSANGYTQRLGMTASEMIICFDAAHKHSGKKQTVPCLDSVTGRVFKLCKPPNDLREVGILVSPDNDIYIAGGYRPSSSEVSIDHRAESDFWMYDHSGNRWIPKAPLLRARIGCKLVHCCGKLYAIGGRVYEGDGRNSLKSVECYDSRENCWTAVCPMPVAMEFHSAVEYKDNIYVLEGEFFLCYDPQKDYWGFLTPMTVPRIQGLATVYNDSIYYIAGTCGNHQRMLTVEAYDIEQNKWTRKKDFPCDQSINPYIKLVLLKNKLHLFVRATQVTVEEYVFRTSRKNSLYQYDEVTDQWQKVYETPDRLWDLGRHFECVVAKLYPQCLQKVI encoded by the exons ATGGCAGCGTTAGGAG aacCAAGTAAGTTTTCACAAACACTGAACGGAATTCCTTCTTCAAGTACAGTTAGCAATGGAATAGACCCTTTCCATGCTTGTAGTATTCTTCAACAGCTTAAAACCATGTATGATGAAGGACAATTGACAGATATCGTAGTGGAAGTGGATCATGGGAAAACATTCTCCTGTCATAGGAATGTTCTTGCTGCAATCAGTCCTTATTTCAG atCTATGTTCACTAGCGGCCTTACAGAGAGCACCCAGAAGGAAGTTCGTATAGTTGGTGTTGAAGCAGAGTCAATGCATTTGGTGTTGAACTATGCATATACCTCCAGAGTAATGCTGACAGAGGCCAACGTTCAAGCTTTGTTCACTGCAGCTAGTATCTTCCAGATCCCTTCCATACAAGACCAGTGTGCTAAATATATGATCAGTCACTTGGACCCACAGAACTCCATTGGGGTGTTTATCTTTGCTGATCACTATGGTCATCAGGAACTCAAAGACAGATCACAAGACTACATTCGTAAAAAGTTTCTGAGTGTCACCAAAGAGCAAGAATTTCTTCAGTTGAGAAAAGACCAACTGATAAGTATACTCGACAGTGACGATTTAAATGTAGACAAAGAAGAACATGTTTATGACAGCATTATAAGGTGGTTTGAGCATGAACAAAGTAAGAGAGAAGTGCACCTTCCAGAAATATTTGCCAAATGCATCCGTATGCCACTGTTGGAAGAGACATTTTTAGAGAAAATCCCTCCCATGTTTGCACAGGCTATGGCCAAAAGCTGTGTACAAAAGGGACAACATAGTGCCAATGGCTACACACAGCGGCTTGGAATGACAGCTTCTGAAATGATCATATGCTTTGATGCTGCCCACAAACACTCAGGAAAGAAGCAAACAGTGCCTTGTTTAGATTCGGTCACAGGGAGAGTGTTTAAACTATGCAAGCCACCAAATGACTTGAGGGAGGTTGGAATTCTTGTATCTCCTGATAATGATATTTATATTGCGGGTGGTTACAGACCAAGCAGCAGCGAGGTCTCCATTGACCACAGAGCAGAGAGTGATTTTTGGATGTATGATCACTCTGGCAATAGGTGGATTCCGAAAGCTCCTTTGTTGCGAGCCAGAATAGGCTGCAAATTGGTTCATTGCTGTGGTAAACTGTATGCAATAGGTGGTCGCGTTTATGAAGGAGACGGGCGAAACTCACTCAAGTCTGTGGAGTGTTATGACAGCCGAGAGAACTGTTGGACAGCTGTCTGTCCAATGCCAGTAGCAATGGAGTTTCATAGTGCTGTGGAATATAAGGATAACATCTATGTTTTAGAGG GGGAATTTTTTCTCTGCTATGATCCTCAGAAGGATTACTGGGGATTTTTGACCCCTATGACTGTGCCTAGAATCCAAGGCTTGGCAACTGTATACAATGACTCCATCTACTACATAGCTGGAACCTGTGGAAACCATCAACGTATGTTAACCGTAGAGGCCTATGACATTGAACAAAATAAGTGGACTCGAAAAAAAGACTTTCCATGCGATCAGTCCATTAATCCATATATAAAACTCGTACTTCTCAAAAACAAGCTCCATCTGTTTGTCAGAGCTACTCAAGTCACTGTTGAAGAGTATGTTTTCAGAACCAGCAGGAAGAATTCACTCTACCAGTATGATGAAGTTACTGACCAGTGGCAAAAAGTGTATGAGACTCCAGATAGGCTCTGGGATTTAGGCCGGCATTTTGAATGTGTTGTTGCTAAATTGTATCCGCAGTGTCTTCAGaaagttatttaa